A region from the Agrococcus sp. SL85 genome encodes:
- the aztD gene encoding zinc metallochaperone AztD, with protein MHIASPRRRAAALGLATAAAIALVGCTSAAAPGESAAPTTTGAAAEPGQRLAIAYDGGLAVLDAVTLEQLADIPLPGFNRLNTAGDGEHAFVTTEGGFQVLATGADGSAPELTGTTFPATTPGHVVRHEGRTVLFDDGTGDFWAFDTDALLGAEGLPETTEFTSEAAHHGVAVELADGTMLSTLGDSESRSGVRVLDPQGEETARFEECPAVHGEGVAADEAVLFGCEDGVLTYVDGAFAKLESPDEFGRVGNAYVTDESAIAVVDYKDDPDAEGSLLHRVGFVDTAAADLDGAQLDVVDLPEGVEYTWRGVGRDAEGAAWLLGTDGALHRIDVETQAITASYPVIEAWEGPAEWQEAHPALVVDGDQAIVTEPAANAVHRIDLATGEVLATGTIEGTPNELALVG; from the coding sequence ATGCACATCGCATCCCCCCGCCGCCGAGCCGCCGCGCTCGGCCTCGCCACCGCCGCGGCGATCGCGCTCGTCGGCTGCACGAGCGCCGCGGCGCCCGGCGAGAGCGCCGCGCCGACCACGACCGGCGCGGCCGCCGAGCCCGGCCAGCGCCTCGCGATCGCCTACGACGGCGGCCTCGCGGTGCTCGACGCCGTCACCCTCGAGCAGCTCGCCGACATCCCGCTGCCCGGCTTCAACCGGCTCAACACCGCCGGCGACGGCGAGCACGCCTTCGTCACGACCGAGGGCGGCTTCCAGGTGCTCGCGACCGGCGCCGACGGCAGCGCGCCCGAGCTCACCGGCACGACCTTCCCCGCGACCACCCCGGGCCACGTCGTCCGCCACGAGGGGCGCACCGTGCTCTTCGACGACGGCACCGGCGACTTCTGGGCGTTCGACACCGACGCGCTGCTGGGGGCGGAGGGCCTGCCCGAGACGACCGAGTTCACCTCGGAGGCCGCGCACCACGGCGTCGCGGTCGAGCTCGCCGACGGCACGATGCTCTCGACGCTCGGCGACAGCGAGTCGCGCAGCGGCGTGCGCGTGCTCGACCCGCAGGGCGAGGAGACCGCCCGCTTCGAGGAGTGCCCCGCCGTCCACGGCGAGGGCGTCGCCGCCGACGAGGCCGTGCTGTTCGGCTGCGAGGACGGCGTGCTCACCTACGTCGACGGCGCCTTCGCGAAGCTCGAGAGCCCGGACGAGTTCGGCCGCGTCGGCAACGCCTACGTGACCGACGAGTCGGCCATCGCGGTCGTCGACTACAAGGACGACCCGGACGCCGAGGGCTCGCTGCTGCACCGCGTCGGCTTCGTCGACACCGCCGCGGCCGACCTCGACGGCGCGCAGCTCGACGTCGTCGACCTGCCCGAGGGCGTCGAGTACACCTGGCGCGGCGTCGGCCGCGACGCCGAGGGCGCCGCGTGGCTCCTCGGCACCGACGGCGCGCTGCACCGCATCGACGTCGAGACGCAGGCGATCACGGCCTCCTACCCGGTGATCGAGGCCTGGGAGGGCCCCGCCGAGTGGCAGGAGGCGCACCCCGCGCTCGTCGTCGACGGCGACCAGGCGATCGTCACCGAGCCCGCGGCGAACGCCGTGCACCGCATCGACCTCGCCACGGGCGAGGTGCTCGCGACCGGCACGATCGAGGGCACCCCGAACGAGCTCGCGCTCGTCGGCTGA
- the aztC gene encoding zinc ABC transporter substrate-binding protein AztC, translated as MRARRAIVALAAAALVATGCSGPAAGDDRPSVVVTTNILGDVVDGLVGEQAAVTVLMPPDADPHSFEISAQQAATMESADLVVENGLGLEEGLAQHVEAAAAAGVPILTAGDHVEVLQYSSEDAAGPDPHFWTDPTQMVSVVEALRARLSQVEGIDGAALDAASDASVDELEALDADLETRFGAIPEERRALVTNHHVFGYLAERYGFRLVGAVIPGGSTLAAPSASDLADLAGAIREGGVPVLFADSSQPDRLVQVLAEEAGVDVRVETLFTESLTAPGGGAETYLQLMAANGDRIVAALG; from the coding sequence ATGCGCGCCCGCCGCGCGATCGTCGCGCTCGCCGCCGCCGCGCTCGTCGCGACCGGCTGCAGCGGTCCGGCTGCGGGCGACGACCGCCCTTCCGTCGTCGTCACCACGAACATCCTCGGCGACGTCGTCGACGGGCTCGTGGGCGAGCAGGCGGCGGTGACGGTGCTCATGCCGCCGGACGCCGATCCCCACTCCTTCGAGATCTCCGCCCAGCAGGCGGCGACCATGGAGTCCGCCGACCTCGTGGTCGAGAACGGCCTCGGCCTCGAGGAGGGCCTCGCCCAGCACGTCGAGGCCGCCGCGGCGGCCGGGGTGCCGATCCTGACCGCCGGCGACCACGTCGAGGTGCTCCAGTACTCGAGCGAGGACGCCGCCGGTCCCGACCCGCACTTCTGGACGGACCCGACGCAGATGGTCTCGGTCGTCGAGGCGCTGCGCGCGCGACTCTCGCAGGTCGAGGGGATCGACGGCGCCGCGCTCGACGCCGCCTCCGACGCCTCCGTCGACGAGCTCGAGGCGCTCGATGCCGACCTCGAGACGCGCTTCGGCGCGATCCCGGAGGAGCGCCGCGCCCTCGTCACGAACCACCACGTCTTCGGCTACCTCGCCGAGCGCTACGGCTTCCGCCTCGTCGGCGCCGTCATCCCCGGCGGCTCGACCCTCGCCGCCCCGAGCGCGAGCGACCTCGCCGACCTCGCGGGCGCGATCCGCGAGGGCGGCGTGCCCGTGCTCTTCGCAGACTCCTCGCAGCCCGACCGGCTCGTGCAGGTGCTCGCCGAGGAGGCGGGCGTCGACGTGCGCGTCGAGACGCTCTTCACCGAGTCGCTCACCGCCCCCGGCGGCGGCGCCGAGACCTACCTCCAGCTCATGGCCGCGAACGGCGACCGCATCGTCGCCGCGCTCGGCTGA
- the aztB gene encoding zinc ABC transporter permease AztB, translating into MPPTDLPGLAVLLAPFETAFFVRALLGGVLAAAICAIAGAWVVARGMAFLGEALGHGMLPGVAIATLLGGSPLAGAAVSAAAMAAGIGWLTRRRALRDDTAIGIAFVGMLALGVVVVSASGSFATDVTAILFGDVLAVREPELVALAIGLAATALLATALHRPITALAFDERIAATLGLRPGLARVGLAALVTVAVVASYQAVGTLLVVALLVAPPAAAALWTRSMLATMVLGAALGAAAVAAGLLGSWHLGTAAGASIAIAAVLAFAASAGIRGLTDLRARDGARTAPPTEQQTGAEGALERSIA; encoded by the coding sequence GTGCCTCCCACCGATCTGCCCGGCCTCGCCGTGCTCCTCGCCCCGTTCGAGACCGCGTTCTTCGTGCGCGCGCTGCTCGGCGGGGTGCTGGCGGCCGCGATCTGCGCGATCGCCGGCGCCTGGGTGGTGGCGCGCGGCATGGCCTTCCTCGGCGAGGCGCTCGGCCACGGCATGCTGCCCGGCGTCGCCATCGCGACGCTCCTCGGCGGCTCGCCGCTCGCCGGCGCCGCCGTGAGCGCCGCGGCGATGGCTGCGGGCATCGGGTGGCTCACCCGGCGCCGGGCGCTGCGCGACGACACCGCGATCGGCATCGCCTTCGTCGGCATGCTCGCCCTCGGCGTCGTGGTCGTCTCGGCCTCGGGCTCCTTCGCCACCGACGTCACCGCGATCCTCTTCGGCGACGTGCTCGCCGTGCGCGAGCCGGAGCTCGTCGCCCTCGCGATCGGCCTCGCCGCCACCGCGCTCCTCGCGACGGCGCTGCACCGCCCGATCACCGCCCTCGCGTTCGACGAGCGCATCGCCGCGACCCTGGGCCTCCGCCCCGGCCTCGCGCGCGTCGGGCTCGCCGCCCTCGTCACCGTGGCGGTCGTGGCCTCCTACCAGGCCGTTGGCACGCTGCTCGTGGTCGCGCTCCTCGTCGCCCCGCCCGCGGCCGCCGCGCTCTGGACCCGCAGCATGCTCGCGACCATGGTGCTCGGCGCGGCCCTCGGCGCCGCGGCGGTGGCCGCGGGGCTCCTCGGCTCCTGGCACCTCGGCACCGCCGCGGGCGCCTCGATCGCGATCGCCGCGGTGCTCGCCTTCGCGGCCTCCGCCGGCATCCGCGGCCTCACCGACCTCCGGGCGCGCGACGGCGCGCGCACCGCACCGCCCACCGAGCAGCAGACCGGCGCCGAGGGCGCCCTCGAGAGGAGCATCGCGTGA
- a CDS encoding metal ABC transporter ATP-binding protein, translating into MRTASDPVTTSAITTSADAASAAAAHDVAVRGLAVRRGGALALVDVTCTLRAGAVTAVVGGNGSGKSTLLEALAGLLPIAAGRIDGPPAARALVVQRSEADDRVPLRARQVVAMGLWRERGALGRLGREDRARILAALEEVGAADLADRQLASLSGGQRQRVLVAQGLVQRAPLLLLDEPAAAADAAARDRIDAALAAAAGRGAAVVVATHDRTSLARADRALLLDRGRVVVEGSPAAAAAAQAEARRGGARPREGVVRMRAGAVRDP; encoded by the coding sequence GTGCGCACAGCCTCCGACCCCGTCACGACCTCCGCCATCACGACATCCGCCGACGCCGCCTCGGCCGCGGCCGCCCACGACGTCGCCGTCCGCGGCCTCGCGGTGCGCAGAGGCGGCGCCCTCGCGCTCGTCGACGTGACCTGCACGCTGCGCGCGGGCGCCGTGACGGCCGTCGTGGGCGGCAACGGGAGCGGCAAGTCGACGCTGCTCGAGGCGCTCGCGGGGCTCCTGCCGATCGCCGCGGGGCGCATCGACGGGCCGCCGGCGGCCCGCGCGCTCGTCGTGCAGCGCTCCGAGGCCGACGACCGGGTGCCGCTGCGTGCCCGCCAGGTGGTGGCGATGGGGCTCTGGCGCGAGCGCGGCGCGCTCGGCCGGCTCGGGCGCGAGGACCGCGCGCGCATCCTCGCCGCCCTCGAGGAGGTCGGTGCGGCCGACCTCGCCGACCGGCAGCTCGCCTCGCTCTCGGGCGGGCAGCGCCAGCGCGTGCTCGTGGCGCAGGGGCTCGTGCAGCGGGCGCCGCTGCTGCTGCTCGACGAGCCGGCCGCGGCGGCCGACGCCGCGGCGCGCGACCGCATCGACGCGGCGCTCGCCGCCGCGGCGGGTCGCGGCGCGGCGGTCGTCGTCGCGACGCACGACCGCACGAGCCTCGCCCGCGCCGACCGCGCGCTGCTGCTCGACCGCGGCCGGGTCGTGGTCGAGGGCTCGCCGGCCGCTGCGGCGGCAGCGCAGGCCGAGGCTCGCCGCGGCGGCGCTCGCCCTCGGGAGGGCGTCGTGAGGATGCGCGCCGGGGCCGTGCGGGATCCGTGA
- a CDS encoding DUF6611 family protein has product MPIHAAPIRPGRASAVRPRPSRLHPWGSCTLTVTRYGGAITSLTLLPPDTSADRRRWVAISSVAPLVACVATVLVGLGLAALGVDGTLAFGVPAVLGLLLVVTAAREAGPALRRAVRVSARVSAVAPRASMQREVAVLERLVAPIEAAERAWREGRGSEASLREAWRAAYDEPAPARGSCARACCASRGARSSRARRARARSSCGPCPGRRRGPARAP; this is encoded by the coding sequence GTGCCTATCCACGCAGCCCCCATCCGCCCCGGTCGCGCCTCGGCCGTGCGCCCGCGCCCGAGCCGCCTCCACCCCTGGGGCTCCTGCACGCTCACGGTCACCCGCTACGGCGGCGCCATCACCTCGCTCACCCTGCTGCCGCCGGACACGAGCGCCGATCGACGGCGATGGGTCGCGATCTCGTCGGTCGCGCCGCTCGTCGCGTGCGTCGCGACCGTGCTCGTGGGGCTCGGGCTCGCGGCGCTCGGGGTCGACGGCACCCTCGCGTTCGGCGTGCCCGCGGTGCTGGGCCTCCTGCTCGTCGTGACCGCGGCGCGCGAGGCGGGGCCGGCGCTGCGCCGGGCGGTCCGAGTCTCGGCGCGCGTCTCCGCCGTCGCGCCGCGCGCCTCCATGCAGCGCGAGGTCGCGGTGCTCGAGCGCCTCGTGGCGCCGATCGAGGCCGCCGAGCGCGCGTGGCGCGAGGGCCGCGGCTCGGAGGCGTCGCTCCGCGAGGCCTGGCGCGCCGCCTACGACGAGCCTGCGCCTGCGCGAGGCTCGTGCGCGCGGGCGTGCTGCGCTAGCCGCGGGGCGCGGTCGAGCCGCGCACGACGAGCTCGGGCGCGTAGCTCGTGTGGCCCGTGTCCGGGCCGCCGGCGGGGGCCTGCACGCGCTCCATGA
- a CDS encoding substrate-binding domain-containing protein: MLAGPDRPRAIAAGTDEVALGIVLAAHQLGLRVPEDLSITGVDDVPSAGAWGLTTVRQDPAQHGRDAVAWIMERVQAPAGGPDTGHTSYAPELVVRGSTAPRG, from the coding sequence CTGCTCGCGGGCCCCGATCGGCCCCGCGCCATCGCCGCCGGCACCGACGAGGTCGCGCTCGGCATCGTGCTCGCGGCGCACCAGCTGGGGCTGCGCGTGCCGGAGGACCTCAGCATCACGGGCGTCGACGACGTGCCGTCGGCCGGCGCGTGGGGCCTCACGACCGTCCGGCAGGACCCGGCGCAGCACGGCCGTGATGCCGTGGCCTGGATCATGGAGCGCGTGCAGGCCCCCGCCGGCGGCCCGGACACGGGCCACACGAGCTACGCGCCCGAGCTCGTCGTGCGCGGCTCGACCGCGCCCCGCGGCTAG
- a CDS encoding ABC transporter substrate-binding protein produces the protein MKHARRVGLPLGIAGATALLLTGCVGDAAPGSSEDPGTAPSGDCADYADYGTFDGAEVNIYGTILDAEADRLNESWAQFEECTGIDVVYEGSAEFEAQINVRVQGGNPPDLAIFPQPGLLASVAAGGSVLPAPEAVQANAQEFWTEDWQNYGTVDGTFYAAPLMASVKGFVWYSPSVWEENGWTVPTTLDELDEVTASIAESDVTPWCVGFGSGEATGWPGTDWVEDYVLRTAGPDVYDQWITHEIPFDDPAIATALDRVGDLIKNPDYVNGGIGDVSTIATTDFGEAGLPVLDGECAMHHQASFYEGFWPEGTTVAEDGDVWAFITPGTEAGAPAVTGGGEFVGAFSDDEEVVAVQTFLSSDVWANSRVSLGGVISANSGLDPANASSPLLQQAVEILQDDATTFRFDGSDLMPGAVGAGTFWTGMVDWISGADSASVLSTIEQSWP, from the coding sequence GTGAAGCACGCACGACGCGTCGGCCTGCCGCTCGGCATCGCCGGCGCCACGGCGCTCCTGCTCACGGGCTGCGTCGGCGACGCCGCACCCGGCAGCAGCGAGGACCCGGGCACCGCCCCCAGCGGCGACTGCGCCGACTACGCCGACTACGGCACCTTCGACGGCGCCGAGGTCAACATCTACGGCACGATCCTCGACGCCGAGGCCGACCGCCTCAACGAGTCGTGGGCCCAGTTCGAGGAGTGCACGGGCATCGACGTGGTCTACGAGGGCTCGGCCGAGTTCGAGGCCCAGATCAACGTCCGCGTCCAGGGCGGCAACCCGCCGGACCTCGCGATCTTCCCGCAGCCGGGCCTCCTGGCCTCCGTCGCCGCAGGCGGCAGCGTGCTGCCCGCCCCCGAGGCCGTCCAGGCCAACGCCCAGGAGTTCTGGACCGAGGACTGGCAGAACTACGGCACCGTCGACGGCACGTTCTACGCCGCGCCGCTCATGGCCTCGGTCAAGGGCTTCGTCTGGTACTCGCCGTCGGTGTGGGAGGAGAACGGCTGGACCGTGCCCACGACGCTCGACGAGCTCGACGAGGTCACCGCGTCCATCGCGGAGTCCGACGTCACGCCGTGGTGCGTCGGCTTCGGCTCGGGCGAGGCCACCGGCTGGCCGGGCACCGACTGGGTCGAGGACTACGTGCTCCGCACCGCGGGCCCGGACGTCTACGACCAGTGGATCACGCACGAGATCCCCTTCGACGACCCGGCGATCGCCACCGCGCTCGACCGCGTCGGCGACCTCATCAAGAACCCCGACTACGTCAACGGCGGCATCGGCGACGTCTCGACCATCGCGACGACGGACTTCGGCGAGGCGGGCCTGCCCGTGCTCGACGGCGAGTGCGCGATGCACCACCAGGCGTCGTTCTACGAGGGCTTCTGGCCCGAGGGCACGACGGTGGCCGAGGACGGCGACGTGTGGGCCTTCATCACGCCCGGCACCGAGGCGGGCGCGCCCGCCGTCACCGGTGGCGGCGAGTTCGTCGGCGCGTTCAGCGACGACGAGGAGGTCGTGGCGGTGCAGACGTTCCTCTCGAGCGACGTGTGGGCCAACAGCCGCGTCTCGCTGGGCGGCGTCATCTCGGCCAACTCGGGCCTCGACCCGGCGAACGCCTCGAGCCCGCTGCTGCAGCAGGCCGTGGAGATCCTCCAGGACGACGCCACGACGTTCCGCTTCGACGGCTCGGACCTCATGCCGGGCGCCGTGGGCGCGGGCACCTTCTGGACCGGCATGGTCGACTGGATCTCGGGCGCCGACTCGGCGTCGGTGCTCTCGACGATCGAGCAGAGCTGGCCGTAG
- a CDS encoding carbohydrate ABC transporter permease has translation MLEWVTPALALAAGIVGWPLVGGLVLTALIAFAPAAWRRSARLAAWVLAAVAVVVVATVLEAGREQPIGVWPWAFAAALSIAGILGFLADRDEDSKPMLVFLIPSALLLTIGLVYPAVRTAILAFTDRTGTFNGVDNFVWMFTQPEALITLANTVVWVVLVPLLSTAIGLAYAVFIDKSRGERVYKMLVFMPMAISFVGAGIIWKFMYAYRGPQQDQIGLINQLIVLFGGEPQQILQNSPWNTLALIVVMIWIQTGFAMTVLSAAIKGVPTEQIEAASLDGANPWQRFANVTLPGIRSSLVVVVTTISIATLKVFDIVRTMTAGNFNTSVVANEMYTQAFRSGEPGRGAALALVLFLLVLPIVVYNIRVLNQQKAIR, from the coding sequence ATGCTCGAGTGGGTGACCCCGGCGCTCGCGCTCGCGGCGGGCATCGTGGGCTGGCCGCTCGTCGGCGGCCTCGTGCTCACCGCGCTCATCGCCTTCGCGCCCGCCGCGTGGCGCCGCTCCGCGCGGCTCGCCGCCTGGGTGCTCGCGGCGGTCGCGGTCGTCGTCGTCGCGACCGTCCTGGAGGCCGGGCGCGAGCAGCCGATCGGCGTGTGGCCGTGGGCGTTCGCCGCCGCCCTCAGCATCGCGGGCATCCTGGGCTTCCTCGCCGACCGCGACGAGGACTCGAAGCCCATGCTCGTGTTCCTCATCCCCTCGGCGCTGCTGCTCACGATCGGCCTCGTCTACCCGGCCGTGCGCACCGCGATCCTCGCCTTCACCGACAGGACCGGCACCTTCAACGGCGTCGACAACTTCGTGTGGATGTTCACGCAGCCCGAGGCGCTCATCACGCTCGCGAACACCGTCGTGTGGGTCGTGCTCGTGCCGCTGCTCTCGACCGCGATCGGCCTCGCCTACGCCGTCTTCATCGACAAGAGCCGCGGCGAGCGCGTCTACAAGATGCTCGTGTTCATGCCGATGGCGATCTCGTTCGTCGGCGCGGGCATCATCTGGAAGTTCATGTACGCGTACCGCGGACCGCAGCAGGACCAGATCGGCCTCATCAACCAGCTGATCGTCCTCTTCGGCGGCGAGCCGCAGCAGATCCTCCAGAACAGCCCGTGGAACACCCTCGCGCTCATCGTCGTGATGATCTGGATCCAGACCGGCTTCGCCATGACGGTGCTGTCGGCCGCGATCAAGGGCGTCCCGACCGAGCAGATCGAGGCGGCCTCGCTCGACGGCGCGAACCCGTGGCAGCGCTTCGCGAACGTGACGCTGCCGGGCATCCGCTCGTCGCTCGTCGTCGTCGTGACGACGATCTCGATCGCGACGCTCAAGGTCTTCGACATCGTCCGCACGATGACGGCCGGCAACTTCAACACCTCCGTGGTGGCGAACGAGATGTACACCCAGGCGTTCCGCTCGGGCGAGCCCGGACGGGGCGCGGCGCTCGCGCTCGTGCTCTTCCTGCTCGTGCTGCCGATCGTCGTCTACAACATCCGCGTCCTCAACCAGCAGAAGGCGATCCGATGA
- a CDS encoding carbohydrate ABC transporter permease translates to MTSAAITPDPEITRASADRALGAKADRVKRRLTSPWATIAAIVIAVLWTIPTFGLLLSSFRPADQIGTSGWWTFFSDPQLTLANYGDVLFSGSASSPQLGEYFVNSLLIAIPGTLLPLVLASLAAYAFAWVKFKGSSTLFVVVFALQIVPLQMALIPLLQLFVTFLQPFQDALHEAVPFISERQYLPVWIAHTIFALPLAIFLLHNFISEIPGEVIEAARVDGAGHGQIFFRIVLPLAMPAIASFAIFQFLWVWNDLLVALVFSSGTPDTAPLTQRLAELAGSRGENWERLTAGAFVSLVVPLLVFFGLQRFFVRGLLAGSAKG, encoded by the coding sequence ATGACCAGCGCAGCGATCACCCCCGACCCCGAGATCACCCGGGCCTCTGCCGATCGAGCGCTCGGCGCGAAGGCCGATCGCGTGAAGCGCCGCCTCACGAGCCCGTGGGCGACGATCGCCGCGATCGTCATCGCGGTGCTGTGGACGATCCCCACCTTCGGCCTGCTCCTGTCGTCGTTCCGCCCGGCGGACCAGATCGGCACGAGCGGCTGGTGGACCTTCTTCAGCGACCCGCAGCTCACGCTCGCGAACTACGGCGACGTGCTGTTCTCGGGTTCCGCGAGCTCGCCGCAGCTCGGCGAGTACTTCGTGAACTCGCTGCTCATCGCGATCCCGGGCACGCTGCTGCCGCTCGTGCTCGCCTCGCTCGCGGCGTACGCCTTCGCGTGGGTCAAGTTCAAGGGCTCGTCGACGCTGTTCGTGGTCGTCTTCGCGCTGCAGATCGTGCCGCTCCAGATGGCGCTCATCCCGCTGCTCCAGCTGTTCGTCACCTTCCTGCAGCCGTTCCAGGACGCGCTGCACGAGGCGGTGCCCTTCATCTCCGAGCGGCAGTACCTGCCGGTGTGGATCGCGCACACGATCTTCGCCCTGCCGCTGGCGATCTTCCTGCTCCACAACTTCATCTCGGAGATCCCGGGCGAGGTGATCGAGGCGGCGCGCGTCGACGGCGCGGGCCACGGCCAGATCTTCTTCCGGATCGTGCTGCCGCTGGCGATGCCGGCGATCGCGTCGTTCGCGATCTTCCAGTTCCTGTGGGTGTGGAACGACCTGCTCGTGGCCCTCGTGTTCTCCTCCGGCACACCGGACACGGCGCCGCTCACACAGCGATTGGCCGAGCTCGCGGGCTCCCGCGGCGAGAACTGGGAACGCCTGACGGCAGGCGCCTTCGTCTCGCTCGTGGTGCCGCTGCTCGTGTTCTTCGGCCTCCAGCGGTTCTTCGTGCGCGGCCTGCTCGCGGGCTCCGCGAAGGGCTAG
- a CDS encoding PLDc N-terminal domain-containing protein, giving the protein MPTAANPLLPASYDVIWAFAFVAVVGLGVAAFVGISRRARSTPLAVSLVWIALVLLVPVLGPLAWFVVGRRMMGEPVR; this is encoded by the coding sequence ATGCCGACCGCAGCGAACCCCCTCCTGCCCGCCTCCTACGACGTCATCTGGGCGTTCGCGTTCGTGGCGGTCGTCGGGCTCGGCGTCGCCGCGTTCGTCGGCATCTCGCGCCGCGCGCGCTCGACGCCGCTCGCGGTCTCGCTCGTGTGGATCGCGCTCGTGCTCCTCGTGCCCGTGCTCGGCCCGCTCGCGTGGTTCGTCGTCGGCCGACGCATGATGGGCGAGCCGGTGCGCTGA
- the nhaA gene encoding Na+/H+ antiporter NhaA: MEHTPAAGRRARMAQALRLETTSGALLLAAAAIALIWANSPWRESYADLMALRIGPEALHLDLSVAAWAADGLLAVFFFVVGVELKHEIVAGSLRNPRQAAVPVLAAIGGMALPALVYVGVVLVGNDPEALSGWAIPAATDIAFALAVLAIFGRGLPIGLRTFLLTLAVVDDLLAIIVIAVFYTSGVAILALLGALLAVAAFAVVVRTRWARWWLLIPIALVAWWLMHESGVHATIAGVLLGAVVPAKAIHGEAEPRTHAYEAAVRPWSTAIALPVFALCSAGVSVADGGGFAELAAQPVLLAVAGGLVVGKLLGVLGVTALVTRLTPLRLPDGIGIRDLVPVALLTGIGFTVSLLIAELSFDDAGRTDAAKLAVLIGSGVAAVLAAPLLRWDAKRQRSADENEDGVADAPQERIGG, from the coding sequence GTGGAGCACACCCCCGCCGCCGGACGCCGCGCGCGCATGGCGCAGGCCCTGAGGCTCGAGACCACGAGCGGCGCCCTGCTGCTCGCCGCCGCCGCGATCGCGCTCATCTGGGCCAACTCGCCGTGGCGCGAGTCCTATGCCGACCTCATGGCCCTCCGCATCGGGCCCGAGGCGCTGCACCTCGACCTCAGCGTCGCCGCATGGGCCGCCGACGGCCTGCTCGCGGTCTTCTTCTTCGTCGTCGGCGTCGAGCTCAAGCACGAGATCGTCGCGGGCAGCCTCCGCAACCCCCGCCAGGCCGCGGTGCCCGTGCTCGCGGCGATCGGCGGCATGGCGCTGCCGGCGCTCGTGTACGTCGGCGTCGTGCTCGTCGGGAACGACCCGGAGGCCCTCAGCGGCTGGGCGATCCCCGCCGCCACCGACATCGCCTTCGCGCTCGCGGTGCTCGCGATCTTCGGCCGCGGCCTGCCGATCGGCCTGCGCACCTTCCTGCTGACGCTCGCGGTCGTCGACGACCTCCTGGCGATCATCGTCATCGCCGTCTTCTACACCTCGGGCGTCGCGATCCTCGCGCTCCTCGGCGCCCTGCTCGCCGTCGCCGCCTTCGCGGTCGTCGTGCGCACCCGCTGGGCGCGCTGGTGGCTGCTCATCCCCATCGCGCTGGTCGCCTGGTGGCTCATGCACGAGTCGGGCGTGCACGCGACGATCGCGGGCGTGCTGCTGGGCGCCGTGGTGCCGGCGAAGGCGATCCACGGCGAGGCCGAGCCGCGCACGCACGCCTACGAGGCGGCGGTGCGGCCCTGGTCGACCGCGATCGCGCTGCCGGTCTTCGCGCTGTGCTCGGCCGGCGTCTCGGTCGCCGACGGCGGCGGCTTCGCCGAGCTCGCGGCGCAGCCGGTGCTGCTCGCGGTCGCGGGCGGCCTCGTCGTGGGCAAGCTGCTGGGCGTGCTCGGCGTCACGGCGCTCGTGACGCGCCTGACGCCGCTGCGCCTGCCCGACGGCATCGGCATCCGCGACCTCGTGCCGGTCGCGCTGCTCACGGGCATCGGCTTCACGGTCTCGCTGCTCATCGCCGAGCTCTCGTTCGACGACGCGGGCCGCACCGACGCCGCGAAGCTCGCGGTGCTCATCGGCTCGGGCGTCGCGGCGGTGCTCGCCGCGCCGCTGCTGCGCTGGGACGCGAAGCGGCAGCGATCGGCCGACGAGAACGAGGACGGCGTCGCCGACGCGCCGCAGGAGCGCATCGGGGGATAG